A genome region from Geobacter pickeringii includes the following:
- a CDS encoding trans-sulfuration enzyme family protein, with amino-acid sequence MKFGTRIIHTGHEIDPTTGALSVPIYQTSTFAQESVDHFGKYDYARSGNPTREALEETIAQLEGGSRGFAFASGMAAISSALLLFSPGDHLVVCEDVYGGTFRVLTRLFSRLGIESTFVDATDLGAIEAAFRPNTKGLFLETPSNPLLKITDLAGAARLARARGALTLVDNTFMTPYLQRPLELGCDIVLHSGTKFLNGHSDVICGFAVTRDEELCTQLAFIQNGFGAVLGPQDSWLVLRGLKTLKVRMEESQRSAVAVAEWLAAQTRVPEVFYPGLASHPGAGVHARQAGGPGAVLSFKLESVALTRRLLEGSTLAAFAVSLGGVESIISYPAKMSHAAMPPEERAARGVTDTLVRLSVGLEDADDLIAELDSLING; translated from the coding sequence ATGAAATTCGGCACCCGCATCATCCACACCGGCCACGAGATCGACCCGACCACCGGCGCGCTCTCGGTCCCGATCTACCAGACCTCCACCTTTGCCCAGGAGTCGGTGGACCACTTCGGCAAGTACGACTACGCCCGCTCCGGCAATCCGACCAGGGAGGCGCTGGAGGAGACCATCGCCCAGTTGGAAGGGGGGAGCCGCGGCTTCGCCTTCGCCTCGGGGATGGCGGCCATCTCTTCGGCGCTCCTCCTCTTCTCCCCCGGCGACCATCTGGTGGTCTGCGAGGATGTCTACGGCGGGACCTTCCGGGTCCTGACCCGGCTCTTCAGCCGCCTCGGGATCGAGTCGACCTTCGTGGACGCCACCGACCTCGGGGCGATCGAAGCGGCCTTCCGCCCGAACACGAAGGGGCTCTTCCTGGAGACCCCCTCCAACCCGCTCCTGAAGATCACCGATCTGGCCGGGGCGGCGCGGCTCGCCCGGGCCCGGGGGGCGCTGACCCTGGTGGACAACACCTTCATGACCCCCTACCTGCAGCGGCCGCTGGAGCTCGGCTGCGACATCGTCCTCCACAGTGGCACCAAGTTCCTCAACGGCCACAGCGACGTTATCTGCGGCTTCGCGGTGACCAGGGACGAGGAGCTCTGCACGCAGCTCGCCTTCATCCAGAACGGCTTCGGCGCGGTCCTCGGGCCCCAGGATTCGTGGCTCGTGCTCCGGGGGCTCAAGACCCTCAAGGTGCGGATGGAGGAGAGCCAGCGAAGCGCGGTGGCCGTGGCCGAATGGCTCGCCGCCCAGACCCGGGTGCCCGAGGTCTTCTACCCGGGGCTTGCCAGCCATCCGGGGGCCGGCGTCCACGCCCGCCAGGCCGGGGGGCCCGGCGCGGTCCTCTCCTTCAAGCTCGAATCGGTGGCGCTCACCCGCCGGCTCCTGGAAGGCTCGACCCTCGCCGCCTTCGCCGTCAGTCTCGGCGGGGTGGAGAGCATCATCTCCTATCCGGCGAAGATGTCCCACGCCGCCATGCCGCCGGAGGAGCGGGCCGCCCGCGGCGTTACCGACACCCTCGTCCGCCTCTCCGTTGGGCTCGAAGACGCCGACGACCTCATCGCCGAGCTGGACTCCCTCATCAACGGCTGA
- a CDS encoding trans-sulfuration enzyme family protein yields the protein MNIATQAAQIGLEWDTRTGAVTVPIYQTATFRHPGLGQSTGYDYSRSGNPTRQALEEGIARLDGGARGFAYASGMAAITNLLYLFGRGDHLVVTEDLYGGTCRLFDQLFSQFGLTFSYVDTSDLAAVREAIRPETKALFVESLTNPLLKVADIAALSDLCREKGVLHIVDNTFLTPYLLRPLDLGADITVYSATKYLAGHNDTVAGLAVVKDPQLAERVYFHQNSVGAVLGPQDSWLTIRGMKTLSVRLDRQQENAARIAAWLATHPQVRRIYYPGLPEHPGHALLARQARGFGAMVSFEVTERALVERLLLKTQVLSFAESLGGVETLITFPEGQTHADIPVEVRRRLGINEVLLRLSVGIEDAQDLIDDLDQAFKA from the coding sequence ATGAACATCGCGACCCAGGCGGCGCAGATCGGACTCGAGTGGGATACCCGGACCGGGGCGGTGACGGTCCCCATCTACCAGACGGCGACCTTCCGGCACCCGGGGCTCGGCCAGAGCACCGGCTACGACTATTCCCGCTCCGGCAACCCGACCCGGCAGGCGCTGGAGGAAGGGATCGCCCGCCTCGACGGCGGCGCCCGGGGCTTTGCCTACGCCTCGGGGATGGCCGCCATCACCAACCTCCTCTACCTCTTCGGCAGAGGCGACCACCTGGTGGTGACCGAGGACCTCTACGGCGGCACCTGTCGCCTCTTCGACCAGCTCTTCAGCCAGTTCGGCCTCACCTTCAGCTACGTCGACACGAGCGACCTGGCGGCGGTGCGGGAGGCGATCCGCCCCGAGACGAAGGCGCTCTTCGTGGAGTCCCTCACCAACCCGCTCCTCAAGGTGGCCGACATCGCGGCCCTCTCCGATCTCTGCCGGGAGAAGGGGGTGCTGCACATCGTCGACAACACCTTCCTCACCCCCTATCTCCTCCGCCCCCTCGACCTCGGGGCCGACATCACCGTCTACAGCGCCACCAAGTATCTCGCCGGCCATAACGATACCGTGGCCGGCCTGGCGGTGGTGAAGGACCCGCAGCTGGCGGAGCGGGTCTACTTCCACCAGAACTCGGTGGGGGCGGTCCTCGGCCCCCAGGATTCGTGGCTCACCATCCGGGGGATGAAGACCCTCTCGGTGCGGCTCGACCGGCAGCAGGAGAACGCGGCTCGCATCGCCGCCTGGCTTGCCACCCACCCCCAGGTGCGTAGGATCTACTACCCCGGTCTCCCGGAGCATCCGGGCCACGCGCTCCTGGCGCGACAGGCGCGGGGATTCGGTGCCATGGTCTCCTTCGAGGTGACGGAGCGCGCCCTGGTGGAGCGGCTGCTGCTGAAGACGCAGGTTCTCTCCTTCGCCGAGAGCCTCGGCGGGGTGGAGACCCTCATCACCTTCCCCGAGGGGCAGACCCACGCCGACATCCCGGTGGAGGTCCGGCGCCGCCTCGGGATCAACGAGGTCCTGCTGCGGCTCTCGGTGGGGATCGAGGACGCGCAGGACCTGATCGACGACCTGGACCAGGCATTTAAAGCATAA
- a CDS encoding inositol monophosphatase family protein has product MDTYRETAVRAARRAGELQRERLWCEHEIKFKGEIDLVTEVDRACEELIVGMIRDAFPDHDFLAEENRYDTTGSRYRWVIDPLDGTTNYAHGFPWFGVSIALEVDGEVRLGVVYHPMMDELFTAVKGEGARLNGEPICVSRRQPLKGCLLATGFPYDRTRDNENNFAHFFNFQFAARAVRRAGAAALDLAYVAAGRLDGYWETKLKPWDMAAGQLLVTEAGGRVTNHAGEPHSIDDHRILASNGLIHDEMLAVLAGAGEKTA; this is encoded by the coding sequence ATGGATACATATCGGGAAACGGCGGTCCGGGCCGCCAGACGCGCGGGGGAACTGCAGCGCGAGCGGCTCTGGTGCGAGCACGAAATCAAATTCAAGGGGGAGATCGATCTGGTCACCGAGGTGGACCGGGCATGCGAGGAGTTGATCGTTGGCATGATCCGCGACGCATTTCCCGACCACGACTTCCTGGCCGAGGAGAACCGGTACGACACCACCGGCTCCCGCTACCGCTGGGTCATCGACCCCCTGGACGGCACCACCAACTATGCCCACGGCTTCCCCTGGTTCGGCGTCTCCATCGCCCTGGAGGTCGACGGCGAGGTGCGGCTCGGCGTCGTCTACCACCCGATGATGGACGAGCTCTTCACCGCCGTGAAGGGGGAGGGGGCGCGGCTCAACGGGGAGCCGATCTGCGTTTCCCGTCGCCAGCCCCTCAAGGGGTGCCTCCTCGCCACCGGTTTCCCCTACGACCGGACCCGTGACAACGAGAACAACTTCGCCCACTTCTTCAACTTCCAGTTCGCCGCCCGGGCGGTGCGGCGGGCGGGGGCCGCGGCCCTGGACCTCGCCTACGTGGCGGCGGGGCGCCTCGACGGCTACTGGGAGACCAAGCTCAAGCCGTGGGACATGGCCGCCGGCCAGCTCCTCGTCACCGAGGCGGGGGGGCGGGTCACCAACCACGCCGGCGAGCCGCACTCCATCGACGATCATCGCATCCTCGCCTCCAACGGCCTGATCCATGACGAGATGCTCGCCGTGCTTGCCGGAGCGGGCGAAAAAACGGCTTGA
- a CDS encoding sensor histidine kinase translates to MTNALAKYLADNGPVDGDLLDLLAFNEKMAELGKMASGVVHELNTPLSVIVSATQMILREDELPDFVRELVERINLEAARLAELTKGVLSFSRVEGGGWREADVNQVLRDVMAFLRYEAQKRSVTVIEDLDFRLPFIAADGNRVKQVFINLIMNALQAMEEGGKLFLRTLPAEGARVMVQVADTGPGIPAATLERLFTPFFTTKGPEEGTGLGLFVTRKIMEGVGGTIAVESAVGEGTTFTLTFPVAE, encoded by the coding sequence ATGACGAACGCACTTGCGAAATACCTTGCCGACAACGGTCCGGTCGATGGCGACCTGCTCGATCTGCTGGCCTTCAACGAGAAGATGGCCGAGCTGGGGAAGATGGCGTCCGGCGTCGTGCACGAGCTGAATACCCCCCTGTCGGTCATCGTGTCGGCCACCCAGATGATTCTGCGCGAGGACGAGCTCCCCGACTTCGTCCGTGAGCTCGTGGAGCGGATCAATCTGGAAGCGGCCCGGCTCGCCGAGCTGACCAAGGGGGTCCTCTCCTTCTCCCGCGTCGAGGGGGGAGGGTGGCGGGAGGCCGACGTGAACCAGGTTCTGCGGGACGTCATGGCCTTTCTCCGCTACGAGGCCCAGAAGCGTTCCGTCACCGTCATCGAGGATCTCGATTTCCGGCTTCCCTTCATCGCTGCCGACGGCAACCGGGTGAAGCAGGTCTTCATCAACCTGATCATGAATGCCCTCCAGGCCATGGAGGAGGGGGGGAAGCTCTTCCTGCGCACCTTGCCGGCGGAAGGTGCCCGGGTGATGGTCCAGGTGGCAGACACCGGCCCGGGGATCCCCGCCGCGACCCTGGAGCGGCTCTTCACCCCCTTTTTCACCACCAAGGGGCCCGAGGAGGGGACCGGTCTCGGCCTCTTCGTCACCCGCAAGATCATGGAGGGGGTGGGGGGGACCATCGCCGTCGAGAGCGCCGTGGGCGAAGGGACCACCTTCACCCTCACCTTTCCCGTGGCGGAGTAA
- a CDS encoding ammonium transporter, whose translation MRFKLSFVTLLATVALMLPVALLAEEAKPAAPAQAALSSAQKAAPAAAAVAAPATAPTAAPAAPKNVDPVLNTGDTAWMLVSSALVLFMIPGLAFFYGGMVRQKNVLSTIMHSFVAMGIVGVQWAVMGYSLSFGPDVGGGLVGNLSKALMNGLISFKDGNPVFALFQNVPTEPGAIPEYVFAMYQCMFAMITVALISGAIAERVKFSAYCVFVLLWTTLVYDPLAHWVWMSDGWLFKKGALDFAGGTVVHLSSGISALAFLVFLGKRHGFPHERMAPHSLPLTLLGVGMLWFGWFGFNAGSAIVGPNCSDAAGGLAGLAFATTTIAPAAAGLSWMVAEWIHAGKPSALGFGSGVVAGLVVITPAAGFVQPGAAILMGLAAGVVCYGGVMMKAKLKYDDSLDAFGVHGVGGTFGALATGVFATVGAKGLLAGDMKQFMTQVIAVAAAGAYAFIVTLVLAFILDKTMGLRVEKEDEIMGLDQTQHSESAYN comes from the coding sequence ATGAGGTTTAAACTGTCATTCGTCACGTTGCTGGCAACCGTAGCGCTCATGCTGCCGGTCGCCCTCCTGGCAGAGGAAGCGAAGCCCGCCGCCCCGGCCCAGGCCGCCCTGTCGTCGGCCCAGAAGGCCGCTCCCGCTGCCGCCGCCGTTGCAGCCCCTGCGACAGCCCCCACCGCGGCGCCGGCCGCCCCGAAGAACGTCGATCCGGTCCTCAACACCGGCGACACCGCCTGGATGCTCGTCTCCAGCGCCCTGGTCCTCTTCATGATCCCGGGCCTCGCCTTCTTCTACGGCGGCATGGTCCGCCAGAAGAACGTCCTCTCCACGATCATGCACTCCTTCGTCGCCATGGGGATCGTCGGGGTCCAGTGGGCCGTCATGGGCTACTCGCTCTCCTTCGGCCCCGACGTGGGGGGCGGCCTGGTCGGCAACCTGAGCAAGGCGCTCATGAACGGCCTCATCAGCTTCAAGGACGGCAACCCGGTCTTCGCCCTGTTCCAGAACGTCCCCACCGAGCCGGGGGCCATTCCCGAGTACGTCTTCGCCATGTACCAGTGCATGTTCGCCATGATCACCGTGGCCCTCATCTCCGGCGCCATTGCCGAGCGGGTGAAGTTCTCCGCCTACTGCGTCTTCGTCCTGCTCTGGACCACGCTGGTGTATGATCCCCTGGCCCACTGGGTCTGGATGAGCGACGGCTGGCTCTTCAAGAAGGGGGCCCTCGACTTCGCCGGCGGCACCGTCGTTCACCTCTCCTCCGGTATCTCGGCCCTGGCGTTCCTCGTCTTCCTCGGCAAGCGGCACGGCTTCCCCCACGAGCGGATGGCCCCCCACAGCCTGCCGCTGACGCTGCTCGGCGTCGGGATGCTCTGGTTCGGCTGGTTCGGCTTCAACGCCGGTTCCGCCATCGTCGGGCCCAACTGCTCCGATGCGGCGGGGGGGCTTGCGGGCCTCGCCTTCGCCACCACCACCATCGCCCCGGCCGCTGCCGGCCTCTCCTGGATGGTCGCCGAATGGATCCATGCCGGCAAGCCTTCCGCCCTCGGCTTCGGCTCCGGCGTCGTTGCCGGTCTGGTCGTCATCACCCCCGCCGCCGGTTTCGTGCAGCCCGGCGCCGCCATCCTCATGGGCCTTGCCGCCGGCGTGGTCTGCTACGGCGGTGTCATGATGAAGGCCAAGCTCAAGTACGACGACTCCCTCGACGCCTTCGGCGTGCACGGCGTGGGTGGGACCTTCGGTGCCCTCGCCACCGGCGTCTTTGCCACGGTGGGCGCCAAAGGGCTCCTGGCGGGCGACATGAAGCAGTTCATGACCCAGGTGATCGCCGTTGCGGCCGCCGGTGCCTACGCCTTCATCGTCACCCTGGTCCTCGCCTTCATCCTCGACAAGACCATGGGGCTCCGCGTCGAGAAGGAAGACGAGATCATGGGCCTCGACCAGACCCAGCATTCCGAGTCTGCCTACAACTAA
- a CDS encoding P-II family nitrogen regulator: protein MKLIEAIIKPFKLDEVKDALNEIGIEGITVSEVKGFGRQKGHTELYRGAEYVVDFIPKVKIEIAVADELVVKVVETIENTAKTGRIGDGKIFIIPLDEAVRIRTGEKGIEAI, encoded by the coding sequence ATGAAGCTTATCGAAGCCATAATCAAACCGTTCAAGCTGGATGAGGTAAAGGACGCGCTCAACGAGATCGGGATCGAGGGGATCACCGTGAGCGAGGTGAAGGGGTTCGGCCGCCAGAAGGGGCACACCGAGCTCTACCGCGGCGCCGAGTATGTTGTGGATTTCATTCCGAAGGTTAAGATTGAGATTGCGGTTGCCGACGAACTGGTGGTGAAGGTGGTGGAAACCATCGAGAATACCGCCAAGACCGGCCGGATCGGCGACGGCAAGATCTTCATCATCCCCCTCGACGAGGCGGTGAGGATCAGGACCGGCGAAAAGGGTATCGAGGCCATCTAG
- the nifV gene encoding homocitrate synthase, with translation MERTGNGIIIDDTTLRDGEQTAGVVFSKKEKIAIARMLDGIGVRELECGIPAMGEEERDCIRALAGLGLNARLITWNRALIPDIRASIDCGVSAVDISLSVSDQMIAHKIRRDRRWVKEQLKVALGFAKDNGLYVSVGGEDASRADLLFLVELMGIIRSLGGDRFRFCDTLGILDPFTMYEKIRALRTAVPELDIEVHTHNDLGMATANAIAGIKAGARFVNTTVNGLGERAGNAALEEVVMGLKLACGIDPGIDTHRFHEISRFVGAASRRPVPPWKAVVGERVFSHESGLHADGVIKNPRNYEGFDPAEVGLTRHLVVGKHSGSSGLVERYRELGIALSKKEAVCLMEQVRAIAQRLKRPLSDGDLRRIYSAGKCSLKAA, from the coding sequence ATGGAGCGCACGGGAAACGGCATCATCATCGACGACACGACGCTGCGGGACGGGGAGCAGACCGCCGGCGTGGTCTTCAGCAAGAAGGAAAAGATCGCCATCGCCCGGATGCTGGACGGCATCGGCGTCCGGGAGCTGGAATGCGGCATCCCGGCCATGGGGGAGGAGGAGCGTGACTGCATCCGGGCCCTCGCGGGGCTCGGGCTCAACGCCCGGCTCATCACCTGGAACCGCGCCCTGATCCCGGACATCCGGGCGAGCATCGACTGCGGCGTGTCGGCGGTGGACATCTCTCTGTCGGTCTCGGATCAGATGATTGCCCATAAAATACGCAGGGACCGCCGGTGGGTGAAGGAGCAGCTGAAGGTCGCCCTCGGCTTTGCCAAGGATAATGGCCTCTACGTCTCCGTCGGCGGCGAGGATGCCAGCCGCGCCGACCTCCTCTTCCTCGTGGAGCTGATGGGGATCATCCGCTCCCTCGGCGGAGACCGGTTCCGCTTCTGCGATACCCTCGGCATCCTCGATCCCTTCACCATGTACGAGAAGATCCGGGCGCTGCGGACGGCGGTGCCGGAACTGGACATCGAGGTCCATACCCACAATGACCTCGGGATGGCGACCGCCAACGCCATCGCCGGGATCAAGGCCGGTGCCCGTTTTGTGAACACCACCGTGAACGGCCTCGGCGAACGGGCCGGCAACGCGGCCCTGGAGGAGGTGGTGATGGGGCTCAAGCTCGCCTGCGGCATCGACCCGGGGATCGATACCCACCGGTTCCACGAGATCTCGCGCTTCGTCGGCGCGGCGTCCCGGCGCCCCGTCCCGCCGTGGAAGGCGGTGGTGGGGGAGCGGGTCTTCTCCCACGAATCGGGGCTCCATGCCGATGGGGTCATCAAGAACCCGCGGAACTACGAGGGGTTCGACCCGGCGGAGGTGGGGCTCACGCGGCACCTGGTGGTCGGCAAGCACTCGGGGAGCAGCGGACTTGTGGAGCGCTACCGGGAGCTCGGCATCGCCCTCTCCAAGAAAGAGGCGGTCTGCCTCATGGAGCAGGTGCGGGCGATTGCCCAGCGGTTGAAGCGCCCCCTCTCCGACGGTGACCTCCGGAGAATCTACTCCGCGGGAAAGTGCTCTCTGAAGGCGGCCTGA
- a CDS encoding type 1 glutamine amidotransferase, which translates to MIAVIQNDPEVPAGTYAEQLEGEKIPFRLVKMYAGDVVPAVGDLRAAVVLGGAMGVHDTARHPFLLDVTRFVGGAVERGLPFLGICLGGQLLADALGAAVTSGAHGEKGTLPVVLTPAGEADPLFAGISREFLTFQWHDDTFAVPPGGTLLASSPACPHQAFRVGNAAYGLQFHPEVTPAIVDTWARWDHGTAPLAERFLADFEAGAPSYRPASQRLFANFLRIAGLV; encoded by the coding sequence ATGATCGCAGTCATCCAGAATGACCCGGAGGTGCCGGCGGGGACCTACGCCGAGCAGCTGGAAGGGGAGAAGATTCCGTTCCGGCTCGTGAAGATGTACGCAGGGGATGTCGTGCCGGCGGTGGGCGATCTCAGAGCCGCCGTGGTGCTCGGCGGTGCCATGGGGGTCCACGATACGGCGCGGCACCCGTTTCTCCTCGACGTCACGCGCTTCGTCGGGGGTGCGGTGGAGAGGGGGCTTCCGTTTCTCGGGATCTGTCTCGGCGGCCAGCTCCTGGCCGACGCCCTCGGCGCTGCGGTCACCTCCGGTGCCCACGGCGAGAAGGGAACCCTCCCGGTCGTCCTCACCCCCGCCGGCGAGGCCGACCCCCTCTTTGCCGGCATCTCCCGCGAGTTTCTGACCTTCCAGTGGCACGACGACACCTTTGCCGTCCCGCCGGGGGGGACGCTCCTCGCCTCGTCCCCCGCCTGCCCGCACCAGGCGTTTCGCGTGGGGAACGCGGCCTACGGGCTCCAGTTCCATCCCGAGGTGACCCCTGCCATCGTCGACACCTGGGCCCGGTGGGACCACGGGACCGCGCCGCTGGCGGAGCGCTTCCTCGCCGATTTCGAGGCCGGCGCTCCCTCCTACCGCCCGGCGTCGCAGCGGCTCTTCGCCAACTTCCTCCGCATCGCCGGCCTCGTCTGA
- a CDS encoding lipopolysaccharide assembly protein LapA domain-containing protein: protein MTPAVLVAALIALVSMVFSLQNAQRVQITFLAWFFEGPLVAVLLVTFLAGASAAWLFALPARLRLRRELETHRRHADERNPKTAPPNPPTSPDGIIEKRFKLFPSSADKVDNVSDHLQNMTAHRGAAKPPARGELPNMRTKLAFKVLSILGLSLSVGLLTLGGIAGWLQFDSSVALQVKNTHSTAALLSHDIDEYMMKGDSKEVNRFIAEAKGKKFVLDLKIFDAEGKESDAPQGTAANPRIKQALAAGKAVETRGNINGVHTLSLALPLANEKRCQGCHDAGPASLGAILVTTSLEDGYASARGTAFALLGIALVFFVILLATMYLFFRRTIINHIVDFSRQVDELASGGGDLTKVLPVRSRDEIGRLAEGINRLTASIRGIVSRIADDAAQLSSAACQLNVTSGEIAGNIERVASQAVTVATASEELAATSYEIAGNCSLAAEGARQANDSAAGGVSVVDKTVSVMGVISQRVTDAARTVESLGARGNQIGEIIGTIEDIADQTNLLALNAAIEAARAGEQGRGFAVVADEVRALAERTTKATKEIGQMIKAIQSETRAAVASMEEGVREVTIGTDEAGRSGEALNLILHRISDVTTQVNQIATAAGEQTSTTGEISSNIHEITTVVQEAARGANESALAAGQLARLARELEHLVGQFKLTAD, encoded by the coding sequence GTGACCCCTGCTGTCCTCGTCGCCGCTCTCATCGCCCTCGTATCCATGGTCTTTTCCCTCCAGAACGCCCAGAGGGTCCAGATCACCTTCCTCGCCTGGTTTTTCGAAGGCCCCCTCGTGGCCGTTCTGCTCGTGACTTTTCTGGCAGGGGCTTCCGCCGCCTGGCTGTTCGCTCTGCCGGCCCGCCTGCGGCTCCGCCGCGAGCTCGAAACCCACCGCCGGCATGCCGACGAGCGGAACCCCAAAACCGCCCCCCCGAATCCCCCGACCAGCCCTGACGGTATCATTGAAAAAAGATTTAAACTTTTCCCATCTTCCGCCGATAAGGTTGACAATGTAAGCGATCACTTACAGAACATGACGGCGCACCGGGGCGCCGCCAAACCACCTGCGCGGGGGGAATTGCCGAACATGAGAACGAAACTGGCATTCAAGGTGCTGTCCATTCTGGGACTCAGCCTGTCGGTGGGGCTCCTGACGCTCGGCGGGATTGCCGGCTGGCTTCAGTTCGACTCGTCCGTGGCGCTGCAGGTGAAGAACACCCACAGCACAGCGGCCCTCCTCTCCCATGACATCGACGAATACATGATGAAAGGGGACTCGAAGGAGGTCAACCGCTTCATTGCCGAAGCGAAAGGGAAGAAGTTCGTCCTCGACCTCAAGATCTTCGACGCCGAGGGGAAGGAATCCGACGCCCCGCAGGGGACGGCGGCCAACCCCCGGATCAAGCAGGCGCTGGCTGCAGGGAAGGCGGTGGAGACGCGGGGGAACATCAACGGGGTCCACACCCTGAGCCTGGCGCTCCCCCTCGCGAACGAGAAGCGCTGCCAGGGGTGCCACGACGCGGGGCCTGCCTCCCTTGGCGCCATCCTCGTCACTACCTCTCTGGAGGACGGCTATGCCAGCGCCCGGGGAACCGCGTTCGCACTCCTCGGGATCGCCCTGGTCTTCTTTGTCATCCTCCTCGCCACCATGTACCTCTTTTTCCGCAGGACCATCATCAATCACATCGTCGATTTCTCCCGCCAGGTGGATGAGCTGGCCAGCGGCGGCGGCGACCTCACGAAGGTGCTGCCGGTCCGCTCCCGGGATGAGATCGGCCGGCTGGCGGAGGGGATCAACCGGCTCACGGCGTCGATCCGCGGCATCGTCTCGCGCATCGCCGACGATGCGGCCCAGCTCTCCTCTGCGGCCTGTCAGCTGAACGTCACGTCGGGGGAGATTGCGGGGAATATCGAGCGGGTAGCATCCCAAGCCGTCACCGTCGCCACCGCCTCCGAGGAGCTCGCCGCCACCTCCTACGAGATTGCCGGCAACTGCTCCCTGGCGGCGGAAGGGGCGCGTCAGGCCAACGATTCCGCCGCCGGCGGCGTCTCCGTCGTCGACAAAACCGTCTCGGTCATGGGGGTCATCTCCCAGCGGGTGACCGACGCCGCCCGGACCGTGGAGAGCCTCGGGGCGCGCGGCAACCAGATCGGCGAGATCATCGGCACCATCGAGGACATCGCCGACCAGACGAACCTCCTGGCGCTCAACGCCGCCATCGAAGCGGCCCGCGCCGGGGAACAGGGGCGGGGATTCGCGGTTGTGGCCGACGAGGTCCGGGCCCTGGCGGAGCGGACCACCAAGGCGACCAAAGAAATCGGCCAGATGATCAAGGCAATCCAGTCCGAGACCCGTGCGGCGGTCGCCTCCATGGAAGAGGGGGTCCGGGAGGTGACCATCGGCACCGACGAGGCCGGGCGCTCCGGCGAGGCCCTGAATCTCATCCTTCACCGGATCTCCGACGTGACGACGCAGGTGAACCAGATTGCCACCGCCGCCGGCGAACAAACTTCCACCACGGGGGAGATCAGCAGCAATATCCACGAGATCACGACCGTCGTTCAGGAGGCGGCGCGGGGCGCCAACGAATCGGCGCTGGCAGCCGGCCAACTCGCCCGCCTCGCCCGGGAGCTGGAGCACCTCGTCGGCCAGTTCAAACTGACGGCCGACTGA
- a CDS encoding TraR/DksA family transcriptional regulator, producing MSRMDRERQERLKGILLERKRVLWSEVRNELFQTLGTEYNAQFDRGMDLGDRSLVDLIEDTGLKVTDIRREELTRMDEAERRLAAGTYGICEECGVAIPEERLALVPFAPCCVACQERREKPLRPLPGVTL from the coding sequence ATGTCACGGATGGACAGAGAGCGCCAGGAACGGCTGAAGGGGATTCTTCTCGAGCGGAAACGGGTGCTCTGGAGCGAGGTCCGGAACGAGCTGTTCCAGACCCTGGGGACGGAGTACAACGCCCAGTTCGACCGGGGGATGGACCTGGGGGACCGAAGCCTCGTGGATCTCATCGAGGATACGGGGCTGAAGGTGACCGATATCCGGCGCGAGGAGCTGACCCGGATGGATGAGGCGGAGCGGAGGCTCGCCGCCGGCACCTACGGCATCTGCGAGGAGTGCGGCGTCGCCATCCCCGAAGAACGGCTGGCGCTGGTCCCCTTCGCCCCCTGCTGCGTCGCCTGCCAGGAGCGGCGCGAGAAGCCGCTGCGCCCCCTGCCGGGGGTCACCCTCTAA
- a CDS encoding PilZ domain-containing protein encodes MEIMEQRRFRRVSFVTESFIAAGNQRLKATLEDLSLRGALLTLAEEPPFAPGDSCSVSIALANSNIVLEFEAEVAHLRGMQVGVKIVRIDLDSMTHLRSIIEFNSAEPDEVRKELSFL; translated from the coding sequence ATGGAGATCATGGAGCAGAGACGGTTTCGCCGGGTTTCGTTCGTTACGGAGTCGTTCATTGCCGCCGGCAATCAGCGGCTGAAGGCAACGCTGGAAGACCTTTCCCTCAGGGGGGCGCTCCTGACCCTCGCCGAGGAGCCGCCGTTCGCACCGGGCGACTCATGCTCGGTCTCCATCGCCCTCGCCAACTCGAATATCGTCCTCGAATTCGAGGCAGAGGTCGCCCACCTGCGGGGGATGCAGGTCGGCGTGAAGATCGTCCGGATCGACCTCGACTCCATGACCCACCTGCGGAGCATCATCGAATTCAACTCCGCCGAGCCCGACGAAGTACGGAAAGAGCTCTCCTTCCTGTAG